One window of Myxocyprinus asiaticus isolate MX2 ecotype Aquarium Trade chromosome 6, UBuf_Myxa_2, whole genome shotgun sequence genomic DNA carries:
- the LOC127442207 gene encoding lactosylceramide 1,3-N-acetyl-beta-D-glucosaminyltransferase B-like, producing the protein MFVNMHRIRKCQVLQIMIMCFATSMIMVYWEQLDNKIVTHVKSNTYRYLLNSFKFINASFRISPEEAIKYSNHKYIINQERKCGTRDIMLLLFVKSSTENFGRRQAIRSTWGNEVYIERTLGVTVKVLFALGLHSEPQQRRKLQQQLFFEDHIYHDLIQQDFIDSFHNLTIKLLLQLGWKETYCRHAHFLMSADDDVFVHISNIIHYLQGIAHSNVKDLWIGRVHRGSPPDRDKESKYYVSRDMYPWFSYPDYTPGSGYVLSKDVATKIYQVSLTLNASLHIDDVFLGICAKMLGISPKDHVFFSGEGKAPHHRCIYNQMMTSHGHVRDIHELWKLATEHDVGQMSSGLFWRLYCTMVKVRLLCIPFSSISYPCMAAFLT; encoded by the coding sequence ATGTTTGTAAACATGCATAGAATCAGAAAATGCCAAGTTCTACAGATAATGATAATGTGCTTTGCTACCTCGATGATCATGGTGTACTGGGAACAGCTTGACAATAAAATTGTGACCCATGTAAAGTCTAACACATACCGCTACCTTCTCAATAGCTTCAAGTTCATTAATGCAAGCTTTAGAATCAGTCCTGAAGAGGCTATAAAGTATAGCAatcataaatacataataaaccaAGAAAGGAAATGTGGTACAAGAGACATTATGCTCTTGCTATTTGTTAAAAGCTCCACTGAGAACTTTGGGAGAAGGCAGGCAATTCGTTCTACTTGGGGAAATGAGGTGTACATTGAAAGGACACTGGGTGTTACGGTAAAGGTGTTGTTTGCTCTGGGCCTTCATTCTGAACCACAGCAGAGAAGAAAACTTCAGCAGCAATTGTTCTTTGAGGACCACATATATCATGACCTTATCCAGCAGGACTTCATAGACTCTTTCCACAATCTGACTATCAAGCTTCTTCTGCAGCTTGGCTGGAAAGAAACCTACTGCCGTCATGCCCATTTCCTCATGTCTGCGGATGATGACGTCTTTGTCCATATTTCCAACATAATTCACTATTTGCAAGGGATTGCCCACAGTAATGTCAAAGACCTTTGGATAGGAAGGGTGCACCGTGGATCCCCACCGGACCGAGACAAAGAGAGTAAGTACTATGTGTCCCGAGATATGTACCCATGGTTTTCTTACCCAGATTACACCCCAGGGTCTGGATATGTCCTCTCCAAAGATGTGGCTACCAAAATCTATCAGGTTTCACTCACCTTAAATGCTTCCCTTCACATTGATGACGTCTTTCTTGGGATCTGTGCCAAAATGTTGGGCATCTCTCCCAAGGATCATGTGTTTTTCTCAGGGGAGGGAAAAGCCCCTCATCACCGTTGTATCTACAACCAGATGATGACTTCACATGGACATGTAAGGGACATCCATGAATTGTGGAAGCTTGCAACAGAACATGACGTTGGTCAAATGTCCTCAGGACTATTTTGGAGGCTCTACTGTACCATGGTGAAAGTGAGGCTCCTATGTATACCATTTTCTTCTATCTCGTACCCATGCATGGCAGCTTTtttgacatga